From the Cryptomeria japonica chromosome 2, Sugi_1.0, whole genome shotgun sequence genome, one window contains:
- the LOC131052063 gene encoding GDSL esterase/lipase At1g58525-like, protein MDMRLKAKSMLLLRMISSLIWHVIEGVNVPAMFVFGDSLEDAGTNHHIGNCTARGDFTPYGVSSFPSPTVFFRRVRKKSYLIYSLYCISSGGNDIEAHFSGPYSNLSDTQFVTLLVHTHGRYIQRLHRARARKFLILNISVVGCTPSARFTYNLKFHGNCVEPRNNVAHDYNIALKKLVDHLK, encoded by the exons ATGGACATGAGACTGAAGGCTAAGAGTATGTTGCTCTTGCGGATGATAAGCTCTTTGATCTGGCATGTAATTGAAGGAGTAAATGTACCAGCAATGTTTGTGTTTGGGGATTCACTAGAAGATGCAGGGACTAATCATCATATTGGAAACTGTACTGCTCGGGGCGATTTTACACCATATGGCGTCTCCTCCTTCCCCAGCCCAACGG TCTTCTTTAGGCGTGTACGTAAGAAGTCGTATCTTATATATTCTTTATACTGTATTTCCAGTGGAGGAAACGACATTGAGGCCCACTTCAGCGGCCCTTACTCAAACCTCAGCGATACACAATTCGTCACTTTGCTGGTTCACACACATGGTCGATACATCCAA AGACTTCATCGCGCTCGAGCAAGAAAATTTCTGATACTCAACATCTCCGTTGTAGGATGTACTCCTAGTGCAAGATTTACATATAATCTGAAATTCCATGGAAACTGTGTAGAACCTAGGAATAACGTTGCCCACGATTACAACATTGCTCTAAAAAAGCTTGTGGATCACCTGAAGTAA